A segment of the Candidatus Protochlamydia naegleriophila genome:
TCAATATTGCGTCCCGTTACGGCTGAAGTAAAAATCTTCGGACAGTGTTTGAGAAAGGGAACTTCTTCTTCAATGCTCTGGAGGCAGTGCTCCATGCGGAATCCCTTCACCAAGTCCCATTTGTTCAGCAAAATAATACATCCTTTGCCTGCTTCCTCAATCGTATTGGCAATCCTTTTGTCTTGAGCAGTCATCCCGTCTTGGACATCTAACATCAAGACGCAAAGGTCGGCCCGTTCAATGGCTCGCTCGGTTCGAATGGCAGCAAATTTATCGACAACCTCATGCTCGGCCCGCTTGCGCCTAATCCCTGCTGTATCGATAAAGGTATAGAGTTGCTCTTCATGTTTAAAGGAGATGTCAACGCTATCGCGCGTTGTGCCTGGAATCGGGCTGACGATGCAGCGATTCTCATCGAGTAGGTAGTTGACCAAGGATGATTTTCCCACATTGGCTCTTCCTACTACGGCAACCTTGATGGAGTGCAGTCTTTCCTGAACCTCATTCTCGCGCGAAACTTTTGCAAAAGCCGTTTCTAAAAGCTCTGCGATTTGCCACCCTTGTGCGGCGGAAACAGGCACCATGTGCCGGATGCCAAGCGAGTGAAACTGGTGCATAAGCGACACTTGAGACATATTGTCAATCTTATTGACTGCCAAGCAAACAGGTTTTTTCGTCTTCAATAAGACTCTTGCAACTTCTTTGTCCAACTCTGTCAAACCAACGTGTGCGTCGACGACTTGAATAATGGTGTCGGCTTCTTCAATGGCTATCTCAGCCTGCCTTTTAATTTCCTCGTTAAACATTTCTTTGGATCGCGCATTGATCCCGCCCGTATCGATGACTTCGAAATGGAAACCGAATAACTCGCCTTCTGCATATAAACGATCGCGCGTAATTCCTTCGGCCTCATCGACAATGGCAATTTTTTGTTTACAGATGCGGTTAAATAAAGCCGATTTTCCCACATTTGGCCGCCCAACAATGGCGAGCTTGGGTAAATGAGTCATAATGTCCTTCTCTCTGATCTATCATCTTTTCCTAAAGAGAGAGATTTTAAATAAAAAAGGATTAAAAATATATGTTTTTTTAAATAATTGTTTAGAAATAATTCTCAAAAGAATTATAATCAAGCCAAAATGTTTATTTCAAAAAAGTGACTTACGGCAAACTTCTCTTTAATAATTTTTTGGTTCTGATTGCAATTTAAAACGGCAATCGTTGGTAGAGAAATTAATTGTTTAGATTTTTGTTGTTTCTGTCTATGTAATCAAAAAAATTGTAGGTTATGTCACACGCCCATCACGACGATATTTCTCTTACATGTTTTAAGAAAGATTTTGAAAGATATTCTTGGGCTGCTTTCCGCGCCGATTTATTATCGGGTTTATCTGTTTCGATGTTGACGGTTCCGCAGGTCATGGCGTATGCCTTGGTGGCTGGGCTACCGGTTTCGTGTGGGATTTTCGCCTCTATTTTTTCAGCGATTGTGGTGGCTCTCTTTTGTTCTTCGCGCCATTTGATTGTGGGGCCGAGCAATGCGATTGCCATTTTAATTCAAGCCGGAATTTCTGAAATTTTATTTACCTATTACCGCGATGTGACTGGTCCTGAGAGGGAGCAGCTCGTCTTGCAGATTTTGACGCAGCTCATGTTGCTCATTGGAACGATTCAAATTCTGGCTGCATTTTTTAGATTTGGGAGGCTGACTCATTTCGTCAGCCATACGGTGATTGTTGGTTATGTGGCTGGGGTTGCGCTTGCGCTTGTGATTAACCAAATTTTTCCATTACTCGGCATGACTGTACCAAGCAATCTCTCTTCTCTTTATGAGCGGAGCGTTTATATTATCACCCATGTGGAAACGGGGTATTGGCCGACGGCGTTGATAGGTTTGAGTTGTTTGGGCGTATTGCTGATATTAAGGCGAATTGACCGGAAAATGCCGATTGGTGCGATCATGCTTGCAGGTGTTGCCATCATCGCTTATTTCCTGGGCTATTTTTATAACTATTTTGTTGCCAACGATTATCAATTCATGAACTGGGAGCAGTTAGAATCGCTTGCGCAGCCCATTGCATTGGTTGGCGATACGAAAGGTGAGGGATTATTTCCTCATTGGGACTGGCCTTATTTCAATACGGGAATCATGAACAATTTGCTGCCCGTTGCCTTTGCTATCGCTCTTTTGAGTGTCATGGAAGCCACATCTGCTTCGAAATCGATTGCCGTGAGCTCCGGACAGCATCTATCCATTAACCAGGAAATTTTTGGGATGGGATTGGGGAACTTTTTCTCGGCATTCATAGGCGCCATGCCAGTTTCTGGGAGTCCTTCGAGGAGTTCGCTCAACTATGAAAATGGAGCCAAGACAAGGCTTGCTGCTGTTTTTAATTCTCTTTTTGCGGCGCTTATACTATTTGCATTCGGATTCTTGATACAGCATATTCCCGTTGCAGCTTTTGCTGCTCTTTTGATCGTTTCCTCTAGCAATATTGTCAATTTCAAGCAGCTATTTTTATGCCTTAAGGCAACCCGCTCTGACTCCTTTGTCTTGCTTGTGACTCTACTGTCCTGCATCTTTTTCAGACTTGACATCGCTTTTTATATTGGGGTTGTCATGTCAATTTCCCTGTATCTAAAAAAAGCAGCTATTCCCCAGCTTGTCGAGTTCACTATCGACGAGTCGGGAGTCTTGCATACAATCGAGCACGCCCATCTGCATGAATCAAGAAAGATTCGCTTTATCAAGGTCGAAGGGGAGCTCTTTTTTGGTGCGGCAGATCTGTTTCAATCGGCACTGAAATCCATAACCGAAGATGATACGACCACGCGTGTGATTATTCTACAATTGAAGAATGCGCGAGATATTGATGCAACGGCTTGTCTGGCTTTGCAGCAATTAGATTATTACCTTAAGAGCTCGGGCAGGCATTTGATTGGGTGCGGATTGACGCATCAGATTTGGGATGTCTTAAGTGATTCAGGAATGATTGACATCATAGGGAAGAATAATTTATTCATTTTTGATGAAAGACATCCACAGCTGTCTGTACAGAAGGCTTTTACAAGGGCACATGAACTTCTGGCTCAAGCAGCGGCTAAGGCGGCTGAAATCGTTCCACCGATTACGGTAACCCCAGAATTACAGCCTGCTCCTGTAGTGCCTGTAGTACAAGAAGGAAAGACTGCACCGCTTATTTCTACAAATTAATAGTGGGACGGATTTAATCTCTGAAGCTTTTGTAAGATTGAAAGCTTCAAATCTAACTTGTTCCCTAGATTTCGATAGTTCATTTCTAAGGGACGGGATCCCATTTCATTTTTCTCCCACCAGCATCGTAAATTGTCCGGTACACCCATTCTTCAGAGTCTTCACGCATGAGGCGATCGCAACCCATCGTATAGCCTTTAAAAAAGCCATATTTTTTCATGGCTTCAAGCGTGTATTGAGAGCTGCTTGGTATGAAATGGCTTCTTGGCCCATCTGCTGGAGAAATGACCTCTTGATGAAAACGAATGGCCATTACTCCAAGGCGCGCTAAAAGCGATGGGGGCTCAGGAGGTTGGTACGTTTGGACGGTGCGCACGGCTAGATCGGCGTCCTTTCCCCATGGGTTGCTAAACAAAGCAGCAGTGATAGCCATACTTGCGCACACAGCAAGAAGAAGAGTGCGTCTAAAGTAATCCATGAGTGATTCCGCGGCTTATATGAATTAAAAACTTGTTTCGAACATCAAGACAGGAAAAAACTTGTGATCGACGAGAATCTGTTTGCTGACGCCTTCATAGAGGCGATTATTGAATTCTTCGGCTTCGATTCCAGCGCCGTTAATTCCCCCGTAATACCAACCCATTTCCATGCTTGCAGTGATGAGTCCCGCCGCAGGATAGCCTCTTTGGAAGAACTGATAGGCTGCATAGGTGAACAGCGCGTTGATCAAAAAAGAGGTTAGGGCCGATTTGCGCTGCCCGACGTAGTAGTAGCCAGCACCTGGCAAGACGGCATTGAGCATTCTTGCGCGTTTAGGGGATTTGGCATATTGATAGTAGAGATTGAGCTGAGGCTGGATCGTTTCGAAATCGCGATGTTCACAAATAAGAGCTTGAGCCTCTTCTAACTGTTTTTTTTTTAACAGCCAAAAAAGAGACAAATCTTCGGCCGTTTCAGGAGAGCATTTTTGGATGGCTTCTTGTAAACAGGCTGCTTTGTCTTCTTGACCGAGTTGCTTGTAGCATTCGTATAGAATGATAAGCAGATTATTGAACGCCGGAAAAAGGGGATTGGCCTGGATGAGGTCGCTCTCCTCAAAAATATTGACCGCTTCTTGATATTTCAAGCCTAAATAATAGCAAAAAATGAGGTCGTATTCGATTTGCAAGCGCCTTTCAATGGCATCTTCTGGAAGAAGAATCAGGGCCCGCTTGTAAGAGGTAATCGCACGATACAGATCCCATTCCTCTGCAAAAACATCTCCTATGAGGAGTTCTTTTGCCCACTCTTCCTGTCTTTCTTCAGCTGATAGAGGGTCGAATGCCGAGGGTAGGTTGCTTATGCGGTGAGGAGGAGGGGTGTAGATGATTACAGGATCAATCTTGCAATGAGAAGGCTGGCACCCCACAGTGGTTAAAGCCAGCCCTATCATCAAGCAAAGATGAATCGAGGATTTACAGATTTTTTGTACTAAGGTCATCTGATTGTACAGCCGATGCTATCTGGATCAGTCGGTTTAATATTGAAGAAGTCGAGAGCTTCATCTACTTCGTAGTTCCAAGATCTTCTAAACTTACTCTTTTCGATGAAGACATCTTGCTGACGCTTTGTCACATTTTCTAATTCTTCTTCTGTATCCACAATGAGAGGGCGGATGAAAGTCATCAGATTGCGCTTACTGTCGCGGTTTCCTTTCTGCTTAGAAACTCCTCCAATGAGAGGAATGCAGCCTAAGCATGGAATTTGGTTGAGCGTGCGCGCCTGAGTATCTTGCACCATTCCGCTCAAAATGACGAAGAAGCCATCCGGAACGTGAATTCTTGTGACTGTACGGCTTTTTGATAAAACGGGTACCAAGTTGACGTCGACGACTGAGCTGTTCGTTCCAACCGGGTTCGCATTACCGCTATCATTGGTTACTTCTTGAATGATATCTAGCGTGATAATGCCGTTATTTCCAATGAGGGGAGTGACGCG
Coding sequences within it:
- the der gene encoding ribosome biogenesis GTPase Der, producing MTHLPKLAIVGRPNVGKSALFNRICKQKIAIVDEAEGITRDRLYAEGELFGFHFEVIDTGGINARSKEMFNEEIKRQAEIAIEEADTIIQVVDAHVGLTELDKEVARVLLKTKKPVCLAVNKIDNMSQVSLMHQFHSLGIRHMVPVSAAQGWQIAELLETAFAKVSRENEVQERLHSIKVAVVGRANVGKSSLVNYLLDENRCIVSPIPGTTRDSVDISFKHEEQLYTFIDTAGIRRKRAEHEVVDKFAAIRTERAIERADLCVLMLDVQDGMTAQDKRIANTIEEAGKGCIILLNKWDLVKGFRMEHCLQSIEEEVPFLKHCPKIFTSAVTGRNIDKLFPLILEVYANSQKRITTHQLNKFIGTALQKNHPPMIQGKRLRIYYMAQVAVEPPKFIFFVNYPNLMTDTYKKYLYNQFRDVYAFTGVPILMHLKGKTKRDRPEPSSQRREERSESSHEEDEEFSHEREDSHDEWEGDEDYHFENEEDLSED
- a CDS encoding SulP family inorganic anion transporter; this encodes MSHAHHDDISLTCFKKDFERYSWAAFRADLLSGLSVSMLTVPQVMAYALVAGLPVSCGIFASIFSAIVVALFCSSRHLIVGPSNAIAILIQAGISEILFTYYRDVTGPEREQLVLQILTQLMLLIGTIQILAAFFRFGRLTHFVSHTVIVGYVAGVALALVINQIFPLLGMTVPSNLSSLYERSVYIITHVETGYWPTALIGLSCLGVLLILRRIDRKMPIGAIMLAGVAIIAYFLGYFYNYFVANDYQFMNWEQLESLAQPIALVGDTKGEGLFPHWDWPYFNTGIMNNLLPVAFAIALLSVMEATSASKSIAVSSGQHLSINQEIFGMGLGNFFSAFIGAMPVSGSPSRSSLNYENGAKTRLAAVFNSLFAALILFAFGFLIQHIPVAAFAALLIVSSSNIVNFKQLFLCLKATRSDSFVLLVTLLSCIFFRLDIAFYIGVVMSISLYLKKAAIPQLVEFTIDESGVLHTIEHAHLHESRKIRFIKVEGELFFGAADLFQSALKSITEDDTTTRVIILQLKNARDIDATACLALQQLDYYLKSSGRHLIGCGLTHQIWDVLSDSGMIDIIGKNNLFIFDERHPQLSVQKAFTRAHELLAQAAAKAAEIVPPITVTPELQPAPVVPVVQEGKTAPLISTN
- the yidD gene encoding membrane protein insertion efficiency factor YidD, producing MDYFRRTLLLAVCASMAITAALFSNPWGKDADLAVRTVQTYQPPEPPSLLARLGVMAIRFHQEVISPADGPRSHFIPSSSQYTLEAMKKYGFFKGYTMGCDRLMREDSEEWVYRTIYDAGGRKMKWDPVP
- a CDS encoding tetratricopeptide repeat protein, translating into MTLVQKICKSSIHLCLMIGLALTTVGCQPSHCKIDPVIIYTPPPHRISNLPSAFDPLSAEERQEEWAKELLIGDVFAEEWDLYRAITSYKRALILLPEDAIERRLQIEYDLIFCYYLGLKYQEAVNIFEESDLIQANPLFPAFNNLLIILYECYKQLGQEDKAACLQEAIQKCSPETAEDLSLFWLLKKKQLEEAQALICEHRDFETIQPQLNLYYQYAKSPKRARMLNAVLPGAGYYYVGQRKSALTSFLINALFTYAAYQFFQRGYPAAGLITASMEMGWYYGGINGAGIEAEEFNNRLYEGVSKQILVDHKFFPVLMFETSF